One window of Populus nigra chromosome 5, ddPopNigr1.1, whole genome shotgun sequence genomic DNA carries:
- the LOC133694762 gene encoding uncharacterized protein LOC133694762, with protein MGGFLHLFDFNQDSMARKILAHKRHVDGLEAPRNSLELQVESSQSCCAAGDAQYSYEVEENWSQKNCYPIEASMKRLINEEISQQSSAKKNAPSIVARLMGVDMLPLETKSAVQTIDNKKAITETKISKKEKNERRSAAHLSSNSNTYRQMELDSLYDVKEQDAYRWSKGQKLGKPSPREHPQEEELQNFKKEFEAWQTARFKEYSKVVEHDSTPGQLLVQENINKKKMALDVDSRIPASERHAEPKGLTSKARSHERSGLQHPRHKVELFPDEQEDFFPARNRTVSRNTEHSLINYDEKLDNSSAQTRIVILKPGPDRICDHDESWTSSSGTFEDRGSIEDFLEEVKERLKCELQGKTQRRSSVVRGSGIETPFSERPSDPKQIAKHIAKQVRDSVTRDLGMSLLRSESTRSYRSEIQFNEPGSPEFINRDTRRFLSERLRNVLRRETHLDDPIVISGISGSSLLENERARLKHVGDSLKAGNEPNYWEIMKDEQEMQTRSFRHGDENGAPHHRLSPRNLIRSLSAPVPGTSFGKLLLEDRHILTGAHIRRKHESLENVTLELKKRKKERFNIKEKVSSFRYSFSLRGRLFGKKIQSMMESHNAEQELVKDIMNGPTVIRNFGERNIMENSTEVPPSPASVCSSAQEEFWRATDYLSPASTPDMTMGEDDAMPQVFKEISSNLNELRRQLNQLGSVKPEETTIEHESNEFKLDDLEDKAEAYVRDLLIASGFYDGSSDKRLLRWDPFGKPISNSVFEDVEKSCKKLLAMDEGATATHHNETKADHRMLFDLSNEALSTVLGPPVTMSRFRRKVIDWSMLPHLHGRKLLDSVWEIIRENLYPFNDKSFYSLDNMVSKYLESSPWSGLIDDEVNNFGGEIECLIMGDLIEETLKDLYMD; from the exons GACTGGAAGCTCCCCGAAATAGCTTGGAGCTGCAAGTAGAATCTTCTCAGAGCTGCTGTGCTGCAGGAGATGCACAG TACTCTTATGAGGTCGAAGAAAACTGGTCTCAAAAGAATTGTTATCCAATTGAGGCTTCAATGAAGAGATTGATTAATGAGGAAATTTCCCAGCAATCAAGTGCAAAGAAAAATGCACCAAGCATTGTTGCCCGACTGATGGGGGTGGACATGTTGCCACTAGAAACGAAATCTGCAGTTCAGACGATTGATAACAAGAAAGCAATCACAGAAACCAAGATCtcaaaaaaggagaagaatgaAAGAAGATCAGCTGCTCATCTCTCTTCCAACTCAAATACTTATAGGCAGATGGAACTTGATTCACTTTATGATGTTAAAGAGCAAGATGCTTATAGATGGAGTAAAGGCCAAAAGTTAGGGAAACCGAGCCCTCGAGAGCATCCTCAAGAGGAGGAactacaaaattttaaaaaggaattTGAAGCATGGCAAACTGCTAGGTTTAAGGAATATTCTAAGGTAGTTGAACATGACAGCACTCCCGGTCAGTTACTTGTTCAAGAAAacatcaacaagaaaaaaatggcaCTTGATGTAGATTCCAGGATACCAGCAAGCGAGAGGCATGCAGAACCCAAGGGTCTTACATCAAAAGCAAGGTCACATGAAAGAAGTGGGTTACAACATCCTAGACATAAAGTGGAACTATTTCCAGATGAACAGGAGGATTTTTTTCCCGCAAGAAACAGAACTGTAAGTAGAAACACCGAGCACTCCTTGATAAATTATGATGAGAAACTGGATAACTCTTCTGCTCAGACACGGATAGTGATCTTGAAGCCTGGTCCTGATAGGATTTGTGACCACGATGAGTCCTGGACTAGTTCCTCAGGAACTTTTGAGGACAGAGGTAGCATTGAAGATTTCCTTGAGGAGGTAAAAGAACGGCTGAAATGTGAATTGCAAGGGAAAACTCAAAGAAGGAGTTCTGTGGTCAGAGGAAGTGGAATTGAAACCCCCTTTAGTGAAAGGCCATCAGATCCAAAACAAATTGCTAAGCATATAGCAAAGCAAGTCAGGGATAGTGTAACTCGGGACCTTGGGATGAGTTTGCTCAGATCAGAATCAACAAGATCGTATAGAAGTGAAATTCAGTTTAATGAGCCAGGTTCTCCTGAGTTCATCAACAGAGATACTAGAAGATTCTTGTCAGAGAGATTGAGGAATGTTCTAAGGAGAGAGACACATCTAGATGATCCCATAGTTATCAGTGGCATTTCTGGATCATCTCTATTGGAAAATGAAAGGGCCAGACTAAAGCATGTGGGAGATTCATTGAAAGCTGGAAACGAGCCGAACTATTGGGAAATCATGAAAGATGAACAAGAAATGCAAACTAGATCATTCAGGCATGGGGATGAAAATGGAGCACCTCACCACAGATTATCTCCAAGGAACCTAATTAGGTCTTTGTCAGCTCCTGTGCCAGGAACATCTTTTGGGAAGCTTCTTCTTGAGGACCGACACATTTTAACCGGTGCCCATATCAGGAGGAAGCATGAATCCCTTGAAAATGTGACCTTGGAGTTGAAGAAAcggaagaaagaaagatttaacataaaagaaaaggtttccaGTTTCAGATACAGCTTCTCTCTTAGGGGTAGGCTGTTTGGCAAGAAGATCCAATCAATGATGGAATCACATAATGCTGAACAGGAGCTTGTAAAGGATATCATGAACGGGCCAACAGTTATTAGGAACTTTGGCGAGAGAAACATAATG GAAAACTCGACTGAGGTGCCTCCAAGCCCTGCATCTGTGTGTAGTAGTGCTCAAGAAGAGTTCTGGAGGGCAACAGATTACCTCAGCCCAGCATCAACACCTGATATGACTATGGGAGAAGATGATGCCATGCCACAAGTTTTTAAGGAGATCAGTTCTAATCTGAATG AGCTGCGGCGGCAACTAAATCAACTTGGGTCCGTTAAACCTGAAGAGACAACAATTGAACATGAGAGCAACGAGTTCAAACTAGATGATCTAGAGGACAAAGCAGAAGCTTACGTAAGAGATTTGCTTATTGCTTCTGGTTTCTATGATGGATCATCTGATAAACGTTTATTGAGATGGGACCCATTTGGAAAGCCTATCAGCAATTCAGTGTTTGAAGACGTTGAAAAATCTTGTAAAAAATTGTTGGCCATGGATGAGGGAGCTACCGCAACGCATCACAATGAGACGAAGGCAGATCACAGAATGTTATTTGATTTGTCGAATGAGGCGCTTTCAACTGTACTTGGACCACCTGTGACCATGTCTAGATTCAGAAGAAAGGTCATCGATTGGTCCATGCTGCCACATTTACACGGAAGGAAATTATTGGATTCTGTGTGGGAGATCATCCGTGAGAATTTATACCCTTTCAACGACAAATCCTTCTACTCTCTAGATAATATGGTGAGCAAGTATTTAGAATCCAGTCCTTGGTCTGGCTTGATAGATGACGAGGTAAATAATTTCGGAGGAGAGATAGAGTGTCTCATCATGGGAGATCTTATAGAGGAAACGTTGAAGGATTTATACATGGATTAG